The region CCGAGCGGGGGGCGGGGCCCCGAATAAAGGAGGTGATTGGTCAGCGGAGGGGGCGGAGTCGTTTTTTGGGGGCGGGGCCACGGGGAACTTGTACGGGTTTATTATtttgggaggggaaaaggggattgGGGGGGTCACAGAGGCCGTCAAAAATAACAAATTCATTTTTTGGGGGTGaaaaaagggggatttggggtgaaagaggagatttggggagggggaaaagggattgGAGGGAAAATCGGGACTTGAGGGGGGTCACAAGGGTCACAGAAGCCTTCAGAaataacaaatttattttttgggggtgaaaaaagggggatttggggtgggggaaaggAGCATTTGGGGATAAAAaacggggatttggggtggaatacatggggtttggagggggaaaagggtttcgggatagaaaagggaattggggggggaaatggggttttgtggggggatacaggggggttttgggggggtctctcCCCATTagccccctccccactgcaGCCGTTTCCGGTACATGGCGAAGGCGGCTCCGGGGGGGCGCGGGTGGGCCCGGGAGGGCTCGGGGGGCGCTGGAGGGGGCAGCCACGGCCCCCCCCCGGTGTTCGCCGCCCCCTTTGCCAGCACGGCCAGGCACGGCCCGGGACCCTGGGGGGGCACAGGACACGGTGGGGACCCGCCGGTACCGAGGGTGGGGGAAAGGAAACCGTGGGGTCCCGCCGGTACCGGGGGGGCATcggggatggatttgggggggcCTCACCTGCGGCGGGGGCGCGGGCGGGACcccccggcgcggccccggtACCGGGGGGGGCACGGCCAGGCTGACGAGCCCGCGGAACAGGCGCTGGGCGGGCGGCACGTTCATGGCTGGAACCGGGGGGGGATTCCGGTTAAACCGGGAGCGGGGTAGGCGAGATGGACCCCCCCTCATACCGGACCCCCCTCTTCACCCCCCGGTCCCGCGGTTACCggcggccgccgccccgcccaGCGCCGAGCGCGCcgcccaggagctgcccaggagcGCGGCCGCCGCTCGGGGGGCGTCGAACGGAACCGGGGGGATCCCACCGGGCCCCCCGCGGGTGCTGTGCGGGGTGGGCGTGGCCAGGATCGGCTCCCCGGCTGCTTCATCCTCTTCATCCTCttcatcgtcatcatcatcctcctcctcatccgGGATGGGCGCGAACCGCACCTGGGAATGGCGGGAGGGGAGAAATGGGGTCCCTGAGCCCGCCCCCCTCCCGGTTTGGGGTGTCCCGGTCCCGCCCGCACCCACCCCGATGTCCCGGAGGGTCCCgttcccccctcccccacctGCCGGTGtccccccccgcgccccccccgcCTCAGGATTcccccgggcggcggcggcgggagcgcgcgCGGCCTCATGGCGGCGGAAGCCACGCCCTCTTTCCGCCGCCGGCTACGCCCCCCTGTTAACGGTGACCGCGCCAAGATGGCGACGCCTCCCTGACCTccccaagatggcggcgcccacgAGGCCACGCCCTCCCCAAGATGGCGCCCGCATCTTCCCGTGTCCCCGACGCCGCGGGTTCGAGTCCCGCCTCGGCCGCTGCCCCCAGTTCACTCCATTTTACCGCAAAATGACCACTGCGCATCCCCCGTGCTGTAAAAATCGCGAGTTTATTAAAAAAGGCCCCGAATCGCGCAGGAAGCACGGCAGAGCTCGCTATGCTCTGTCCCTTCCTCGcagtgaagcagcagcagagcggCGAgtgccgccccctccccgggtgccccaaaaacccccggGGTTCCTCCGGGATCCCTTCCTGGGATCCCCCCGGCTCAGGGTGGccccgggggcggccccgggggcaGGCGGGCCAGCTGCTGCGGCGTGGCCAGCGCCCGGAGCAGGCGGTTCTCTCTCTCCAGCGCCGCCCGCCGCTCGCTCAGCTCCCGGATCTGCTCCCGCAGCGCCTCCACCTCCTCCCGCACGGCCAGCAGCAGGTGCGACTTCACCAGGTCCTGGAGGGCACTGTCAGGaacccccaaagccccccagtTCCTCCCTTCCAggaccctgagcccccctgaCTCCTCCCTTCCAGGACCTCAATCCCCCTTGGCATCTCCCTTCCAGGACCCCAAGTACCCTGTTGCCCCCCTTCCAGGACCCTCAGCCTCCTCATATATCTCCCTTCCACGAACCCCAGCTCCCTGACTTCTCCCTTCCAGGACCAGAAACCTCATGACAACCCCATTCCAGGATCCTGAGTCCACCAAATCCTCCCTTCCAGGACCTCAAACCCCACATCTCATCCCTTCCAGGACCCCAAACCCTCCGACTTTTCCCTTCCAGGAGCCTCTCCGCCATTTCCCCCCCTCACAGTCTCACCATGGCCCTCTCAATTTTGTTGTCGATGGCGGTGACGCCgctgccagtgctggggacGAGGCCAGGATCAGATGGAcggacagacagatggacacCGTGGGTGGGGGAAAGGAACAgctccccccccctcccccccactttttttccttccccttttttttgggGATGGGGGAGGGGAACTCGCGCCCCTCCCTCGCACCTGCCAAGCCCCGCCCCCTCTCGCCCCGCCTTAACCGGAAGTTGCGAAGACGGAAGTGCCGCCCTTACCCCTCGTCCTCGCTCTCCTCGCCAGCCAATCCCAGGCGCGCGCTGAGCTCGGCCCCGCCCCCTGGGCGTGGCGAGGGGGGTTTAGGGGGCAGCGCCTGTAAACAAACAAAGGTGGGAGTTGGGGGCGTGGTTACCGTAGCCCCGCCCCTCAGGAGACCCCGCCCACCTCACCTGCTGCACGAGCTGCGCGAAGGCCCCCAGGGACCGGGGCTGGTGGGGGGCGGGCACGGCCCGGGGGGCGTCCAGCGACACCGGGACCCTCCCGCCGCCAACGCCGCCGCCCCGCGGGGACACGTCTCGCTCGTAGAAATCGCGACACAGCCACCGCCCCCGTCGCAGCACCTCCCCCGGCGACAGCAGGCGGACGAGGCGGAACCGGGAcccgctggggctgctggaCGAGGAAGGCGGagaagcggcggcggcgccggtgGCATCGCCGGCCGCGCTCCCGCTGCCGCCGCGGACGCTGGTGATGGCGAAGCCGCTCTTCTTGCGGCTCatgggggcggcggcggcgggaggaggaggaggaacatGGCGGGGCCGGCCCGGAGCCGTtaccggcggcggcggcggcagcaccCGGAAGTGGGAACCGGAA is a window of Molothrus aeneus isolate 106 unplaced genomic scaffold, BPBGC_Maene_1.0 scaffold_134, whole genome shotgun sequence DNA encoding:
- the TSC22D4 gene encoding TSC22 domain family protein 4, with product MSRKKSGFAITSVRGGSGSAAGDATGAAAASPPSSSSSPSGSRFRLVRLLSPGEVLRRGRWLCRDFYERDVSPRGGGVGGGRVPVSLDAPRAVPAPHQPRSLGAFAQLVQQALPPKPPSPRPGGGAELSARLGLAGEESEDEGTGSGVTAIDNKIERAMDLVKSHLLLAVREEVEALREQIRELSERRAALERENRLLRALATPQQLARLPPGPPPGPP
- the PPP1R35 gene encoding protein phosphatase 1 regulatory subunit 35: MRPRALPPPPPGGILRRGGRGGGHRQVRFAPIPDEEEDDDDDEEDEEDEAAGEPILATPTPHSTRGGPGGIPPVPFDAPRAAAALLGSSWAARSALGGAAAAAMNVPPAQRLFRGLVSLAVPPPVPGPRRGVPPAPPPQGPGPCLAVLAKGAANTGGGPWLPPPAPPEPSRAHPRPPGAAFAMYRKRLQWGGG